The genomic interval CCCTAATTGAGTTTgcttacaacaacagctatcatagCAGCATCGgaatggctccatatgaagctCTTTACGGAAGGAAATGTCGGTCACCactttattgggatgaagtgggagAGAAAGCCATAGTGGGACCCGAGCTAGTACAGATGACAGTGGATAAGGTTAAAATTGTCCGAGAAAAGctcaaggcagctcaagaccgacaGAAGAGTTGGGCAGATCTGAAAAGAAGACCTGTAGAGTTCAGCGTGGGCGAGAAAGCTTATGTGAAAGTATCGCCTATGAGAGGAGTTGTCCGATTCAGCAAGGCCGGGAAATTGAACCCCCGATATGTTGGACcctttgaaatcttggaaaaagTAGGCACGCTAGCATGCAGACTGGCGCTGCCATCAAGCATGTCAAGAATCCACAGCGTGTTCCACGTGTCCCAACTAAGGAAGTACATTCCAGACCCAAGTCACGTTTTGGAAGTAGAACCACTCCTGACCGAAGGAAACTCGGGAGAAAAACTAAAATACGAAGAAATTCCTATCAGAATCGTGGACACCACGGAACAAGTCCTTAGACGGCGTATCATTCCCTACGTCAAAGTGCAGTGGTCCAACCATACTGAGCGcgaagcaacttgggaagttGAAGAAAAGATGCGAAAGGAATATCCTTATCTGTTTGGAGACCAAGCCAACTCAAGTTTCGAagacgaaacttctcataaggagggagggatgtgaggaccgaaatttttcaacttcttattttatttaatcatgTGTAAGGAAATTAAGATATTAGACCCTTGAGATAATTGAGAAAATAAGGGAAATCCTTGTATTAGAAATCTTATTATTGAGAATCTCAATTACCATGTCAATAAGAGGTATACCAAGGcatgcaaatttcgaaattgGGGATGATGGATTTACAAGATTGAAGTATCCTACAATATCTAAAGAATTAATGCATGCTATGGTAACCAAATTTTCGAGATCCTCCTAAGAATATATATGCCTAGATTGTGATACATGGATGCATGGAAATTTCAAGGAAAAGTGGAGACAAATCATCAAATTGTGCACAAAATCCTTGACTTAGCTAGcatatattttcgaaaataatctAGGGCTAGGGGCAAAGGAATGAATCTCTCAAATTGGTAGTAAATAAACTCACCATGGAATGAAGTCTTGGGCAAGAAAATCGTGAGAATATTGAGTGCAAAAATGTGAGATCTTAATGCCATGTTTAGACCCACCATTCCCCACCTATAAATACTCCACCACTCCCACTCATTTTCACACACAATCAAATTCGAAAACCCTTGCTGAGGCTCTCGAAATTCAGCATCCTCTCCCCAGCCAAAATCCTCTCAAAATCGTCCAAGGAGAATCGCGCCGAGGTGCCGCCGAAGTGAGGATCAAGGAGCGACCCATTTTCTAAGTCAATCACCCACGTTTTTAGCATCAAatatactgtaagtgggctattttttttaaactttaaaatctcgaatttatgcatacatgttttcgatttttacaagaaaaataaatagtcGAGTACAATTTTCTTTCTACTCCTTTCTTGTATTGTCATACGATTTTAAATAGTTCTTTCTCTCTCAGTGTCTGAAGAGTTAGACGGagatgttctttgtggtctTCTTCACTTGGTGAAAAtatgagaatatcgtcaataaacaccaccacaaacttgtcaagaaatggtttgaatactctgttcatgagatccataaatgctgctggagcatttgttaacccaaacggcattaccataaactcgtaatgtccatatctTGTTCTGAAAGCCGTCTTCGGAATATCGTCTGCCTTGACCTTCAGTTGGTGATAACCTGTCCTTAGgtcgagcttggaaaagacCGTAGCCCCTTtgagttgatcaaataaatcgtctattctaggaagtgggtacttattttttAATGTGATTTTATTCAgttctctgtaatcaatacacaatctcatgcttccatcttttttcttcacaaatagaacaggagctccccaaggagatacacttggTCGGATCTGTTTCTTATCCAACAGCTCTTGGAGTTGATCTTTCAATTCCTTCAATTCTGCTGGAGCCATCCGGTAGGGTGCTTTTGATATTGGTGCAGCGTCGGGCAtcaaattaatttcaaattctATTTCTCGGTCCGGAATTTCTCCAGGGAGTtcttcaggaaaaacatctggaaAGTCTTGAACTACTGGAATATTTTCTAATGCAGGCATAGCTTCTTCATTTACTTCACTTATCATTGCTAAGTAAATTTCTTCTCCGCTTTTCATGGCTCTCCAAGTCTGAGTAGCTGATAGGAGGGATTTCTGTTTCTTGACTTTGCCATGGTATATGACCTCTTCTTGGTTTGGAGCTTGAAGTGTGACATTCTTCTTTCGGCAATCTACTAATGCATTATTCTTggataaccaatccattcctagAATGACGTCGAACTCCACCATGTTCAGTTGTATCAATTCTGCTTGGAATATGTTCCCGTTGATACAGATTTTACACTTTCGGTGCATTCTATGTGTTTCGATTGTCTTACTAGTAGGAGTTGCTACTCTAAAGGGTTCAACTAGCATTTCCAGTGTAAGCCCTAGTTTCTTAGTGAACCTTTTagatataaaagaatgagtagcaccactgTCAAACAACACATAAGCTGGCATTTCATTGATAGAAAtggtacctgccacgacatcgttTGCATCATCTGCTTCTTCTTGAGTTATTGCAAACACACGAGCGTTGGGCTTATTCTCCTTTGGCTTGTTGGGGTTAGCATCAACATTTGGCTTGGTCCCTCTCTCTAATGGCTCGGGACAATTTGCAATTCGATGCCCtagtttcccacaattgaagCATGATCCAGTATGTCTGTGGCATTCTCCAGAATGACGGCTATTACATTTGGGACACATCTTTGGTTCTTGGTAAGTTGGGTGGGACGAAGCACCTTTGAATGACCCACTGGACTGATTTGGTCTCTTGAATGGTGGTTTCCCCTGAGATGACTGTCCAGTAAGAGGCCGCTTATTCTTGTTCTCGTTCTCCCGACGCTTGATATCCGTCTCGGCTCTTATTGCTGCTCCCATTAAGTCAGCAAAGCTCGTAGGTTGGTAAACTGCTAAGGATGACTGGATACGGCTGCTCAAACCCTTCTTGTATCTGTGCATCTTCAGAACTTCATCTCCCATGATTGTCGGGGCATAGGTTCCAAGGTCATTGAATCGGGAGGTGTAATCTACCACTGACATGTCTGGAGCTTGCAAGAAGTTATCAAACTCGCTCAATTTCTGTAGCCTGACTTCTGCTGGGAAATACTGTTTGAGAAAGACATCTCTGAATTGTTTCCAGGTGATCGCTCCGGCGGCTGTCAGGGTAGGTGAGACTGTTTCCCACCACTTGCTCGCTTTATCTTCAAGGAATGGTATTATCACCTCTACTTTGAGTGCCTCGGGTATTTCTAATAGTCGCAGCTGGGTTTCCACACTTTTCAACCAATTCTGGCTACTTTCAGGGTCGGTGTCCCCCTTGAACACTGGGCAACGGTTCTTACGAAGGGACTCATAATGATACTTGATCCCATTCTGTGCCGGTGGTGGTTGAGGCTGCTGATTACCGTTACCATTGGGGTTTCCCAAGCCCTGGATAGTTGTTGCCACTATGGTGGCTATAGCCATCAAATCTGCTTGGCTCAGGCCCACTCtgggaggtggtggtggtggatttCCGTCAGGATTCGGATTTCCATTATTGTCGTCGCGGTTGTTGGCGTACCGCGGGTTGCGATTGTTTCGTGGAGGTCTTCCGGCCATTTCCTACAAACGTACAAGTTTCTAAGATATTTGTTGTACGAACTGATAGAATTCATTGCATAATTATGCGAAATTAAATTGACGTCAACAAATAACAGCTTTTATTGATTTCTGAAATAAACAACTGAAAGGAAATTTACTGGAATGGAAAATAGAAACAATGGAAAAGAAATAGTTCTAACAGTAGCAATAGGCTAACACACTCTAGCCTAAAACCTCTCCATCTCCTACCGCCTCCACTGGCACTGGCACTAGTTCTTCAGGTTCTGGTTCTTCTTCCTCATCCACCAGTAATTGCGCCACTTGTTGCTGGAGCTCGTCCTTTTCCTCTATGAGATGGGCCATCTCGCTCTTCAACCCCATTATCTCCGCCTCTACTTGGTTCAGAAGCTGGCGGCCGTGCTGCACCTGATTCCTAAGGGGATCTACCTGCTTGATCAGGCGGGAGCTAACGTCTGAGAGGTTGACCATGGCTGCACAAGACTCCCTCAATCTCTGCTCGTTCACAACACCTTTTTGTTTCTCCTCTTGCAGCTCAGTGGTATAGCGCTCTATGTCCTTGCGAAGCCTTCCCTCCCGATACTGGCTCGCCTCGATGTCCTCTCTTAGTGCAATGTTATCGCCCCTCAACAGCTCGCACTGGTGGATAGCCTTGCCCAGTCGCTCACTATATTCGTCCTTGGTCGAAGTCAGCTCCTCACATTCTTGTACTTGTACTGCTAGCTGGGCCCTAAGGCGCTTGATCACACGGCTCTGGTAGTTGAGGGCAAGCTCCTTCATGCGGAGAGCAGCTTGAGCTCGAGTGCGTGGTCGAGGGTTGGGCATAGGGGCTGATGGAGCCATTTCCTGAAATAACGAGAGGAAATGTTTAACAAGTATCGGAAAAGCGGTCAAGGAATATTTTGATTATACAAAACAAGGAATATTTCCCAAG from Primulina eburnea isolate SZY01 chromosome 17, ASM2296580v1, whole genome shotgun sequence carries:
- the LOC140818760 gene encoding uncharacterized protein, whose amino-acid sequence is MAGRPPRNNRNPRYANNRDDNNGNPNPDGNPPPPPPRVGLSQADLMAIATIVATTIQGLGNPNGNGNQQPQPPPAQNGIKYHYESLRKNRCPVFKGDTDPESSQNWLKSVETQLRLLEIPEALKVEVIIPFLEDKASKWWETVSPTLTAAGAITWKQFRDVFLKQYFPAEVRLQKLSEFDNFLQAPDMSVVDYTSRFNDLGTYAPTIMGDEVLKMHRYKKGLSSRIQSSLAVYQPTSFADLMGAAIRAETDIKRRENENKNKRPLTGQSSQGKPPFKRPNQSSGSFKGASSHPTYQEPKMCPKCNSRHSGECHRHTGSCFNCGKLGHRIANCPEPLERGTKPNVDANPNKPKENKPNARVFAITQEEADDANDVVAGTISINEMPAYVLFDSGATHSFISKRFTKKLGLTLEMLVEPFRVATPTSKTIETHRMHRKCKICINGNIFQAELIQLNMVEFDVILGMDWLSKNNALVDCRKKNVTLQAPNQEEVIYHGKVKKQKSLLSATQTWRAMKSGEEIYLAMISEVNEEAMPALENIPVVQDFPDVFPEELPGEIPDREIEFEINLMPDAAPISKAPYRMAPAELKELKDQLQELLDKKQIRPKNGSLLDPHFGGTSARFSLDDFERILAGERMLNFESLSKGFRI